A single region of the Leptospira fainei serovar Hurstbridge str. BUT 6 genome encodes:
- a CDS encoding methyl-accepting chemotaxis protein — MNQRESRKLRWKITIGMEVLTSILAVPLAVLFIIAAGGYDFHKSLALIISSCISLVTSFVVPAIRFFYLGRILRVLEPEEWSKLNAAGKSRTKARILNFPLLNTFFYVIQWSYGITSAWRIMHLSFQPTFLESLPFAFLPAIIYPILGVSHFFLTESILSSVLESDMLSGIQTQASSVRKVSIFSRIFATIASISLLPVVIFGYLLFEETKGWVKLGDVTTPLALTVFFMLITVAVASYLLAASIRKNSGNMVKAFDEMSKGDLTIELPMLSTDELGNSSKSLNDFVKRLRIIVKSVIREAEKLSGSSKILEENTKELSRKMQEQAAATEQMSAGVEEIAASVSSTASRADGQAAITQKATDSLAELDGRIRQVHLALSETKSDADKMKFETAKGEEALLGTKKAMADIEESTSKMGATVNVIHEITDRIGLLSLNAAIEAARAGEAGKGFAVVAQEISKLGEQTQENAKRIRAAIQEALTATKSGREVIESTQTIFQKIGQTVGITLDRISEVADLSDSQLSASGNVRSAFTDLSRSADEIRNHTQEQSQTSAEFSKTIVSISETTELLNRVVSDIDNLAEKLAHQAASLKGDVEFFKT; from the coding sequence ATGAATCAGAGGGAATCCCGCAAACTACGTTGGAAAATTACGATAGGAATGGAAGTGTTAACTTCCATTTTAGCAGTTCCTCTAGCAGTCTTGTTTATTATTGCCGCGGGTGGTTACGACTTTCATAAATCCTTAGCGTTGATCATCAGCTCCTGCATTTCGCTCGTGACCTCTTTCGTCGTGCCTGCCATTCGGTTTTTCTATCTCGGTAGAATTCTCAGAGTCCTTGAACCCGAAGAATGGAGTAAATTAAACGCGGCCGGTAAATCACGGACGAAAGCGAGAATCCTCAACTTTCCTCTTTTGAATACTTTTTTTTACGTAATTCAGTGGAGTTACGGAATAACCTCGGCTTGGCGGATTATGCATCTTTCCTTTCAGCCGACTTTTCTCGAATCTTTACCGTTTGCCTTTCTTCCGGCAATCATCTATCCGATTTTAGGGGTATCCCATTTCTTTTTGACCGAATCGATTCTTTCGTCGGTTCTTGAATCCGATATGTTAAGCGGCATACAAACGCAAGCTTCTTCAGTCAGGAAAGTTTCGATTTTCTCCCGTATATTCGCTACGATTGCGTCAATTTCCCTATTACCGGTAGTCATCTTCGGTTATTTGCTTTTCGAGGAAACCAAAGGTTGGGTTAAACTTGGAGATGTGACTACTCCGCTCGCGCTTACAGTGTTCTTTATGTTGATCACGGTTGCGGTCGCCTCCTATTTACTCGCAGCTAGCATTCGGAAGAATTCCGGAAATATGGTAAAAGCATTCGACGAAATGTCGAAGGGAGATTTGACGATAGAATTGCCGATGCTCTCTACGGACGAATTGGGCAATAGTAGTAAATCGTTAAACGATTTCGTTAAACGACTTAGAATTATCGTGAAGAGTGTGATTCGAGAAGCCGAAAAACTTTCGGGCAGTTCCAAAATTTTGGAAGAGAATACGAAAGAACTATCTAGAAAGATGCAGGAGCAGGCCGCGGCTACGGAGCAAATGAGCGCCGGAGTGGAGGAGATTGCGGCATCGGTAAGTTCGACAGCCTCCCGTGCCGACGGGCAGGCGGCAATCACGCAAAAAGCGACCGATTCCTTGGCGGAATTGGACGGTCGGATTCGACAAGTTCACCTGGCGCTTTCGGAAACTAAGAGCGATGCGGATAAGATGAAGTTCGAGACGGCAAAAGGCGAAGAGGCGCTGCTCGGAACCAAAAAGGCTATGGCAGACATTGAAGAGAGTACTTCTAAAATGGGAGCCACAGTAAATGTCATTCACGAGATTACCGATCGAATCGGGTTACTCTCCTTAAATGCCGCAATCGAGGCCGCAAGGGCAGGCGAGGCCGGAAAGGGATTTGCAGTGGTCGCTCAAGAAATTTCTAAACTAGGGGAACAGACCCAAGAGAATGCGAAGAGAATTCGGGCTGCAATTCAAGAAGCTTTAACCGCGACGAAAAGCGGCCGGGAAGTGATCGAATCGACTCAGACAATCTTTCAAAAGATAGGACAAACAGTAGGGATCACGCTAGATCGAATATCCGAAGTCGCCGATTTGTCGGATTCCCAACTTTCCGCGAGCGGCAATGTTCGATCCGCATTTACGGATTTATCTCGATCGGCGGACGAA
- a CDS encoding SRPBCC family protein: MNDIFEVLHLSISVDLPKQIVYDFLSEPRNFPEWASGLCKSISPGEGDEWLIEAPEGNLRARFTDRNIHGVLDHYVILESGNEIYIPMRLISNGSGCELILTLFRLADMTSEKFKEDRDWVLKDLHTMRSLLEKKFSKRN, translated from the coding sequence ATGAATGATATTTTTGAAGTTTTGCATTTAAGTATTTCGGTCGATTTACCCAAACAAATCGTTTATGATTTCCTATCCGAGCCTCGTAATTTCCCCGAATGGGCTTCCGGCTTATGTAAATCCATTTCTCCGGGAGAGGGTGACGAATGGTTGATCGAAGCGCCTGAGGGGAATTTGCGGGCAAGATTTACCGATAGAAATATTCACGGGGTGCTCGATCATTACGTGATTCTTGAATCGGGAAATGAAATATATATTCCTATGCGCTTGATTTCGAACGGTTCCGGTTGCGAACTTATTTTAACTTTGTTCCGTCTTGCCGATATGACATCGGAAAAATTTAAAGAAGACCGGGATTGGGTTTTGAAAGATCTCCATACTATGCGATCATTATTGGAGAAAAAATTTTCCAAGAGAAATTGA